A stretch of the Lolium perenne isolate Kyuss_39 chromosome 3, Kyuss_2.0, whole genome shotgun sequence genome encodes the following:
- the LOC127342642 gene encoding cysteine-rich receptor-like protein kinase 2 isoform X2, whose translation MVAPAAASFWLWASHIRHVVSSPAATGLLNPPTRPASARSQRPRAPSPSMATHRLAARALLLALACALCAAAAGDPRTAVAGQSCASGEAVSGSVLADNFVPSMDDLNTNVSANGFGTSAVGTAGPNTVFGLGQCLRDLSPLDCKLCFSEVRSLLPKCYPRVGGRLFLDGCFGRYANYSFFGEAVGPADATVCGSGTNYTANPRARGFANAVRAALANVSDAAARGDGFAVGSADADAGGARAFALAQCWGSLNTTACAQCLRAAAGAAAGCAPATEGRALYTGCYLRYSTRLFWNVNATGGSGSSGNHGIVWILLGSFLGAFIIVLIIAFLAWKKGILRREKQSKSFIDMYGDGVSARIAQSSLNFKYEELRKATNYFDPANKLGQGSNGAVYKAVLPDGKEVAVKRLFLNTREWVDQFFNEVELISQVRHKSLVKLLGCSVNGPESLLVYEYYFNKSLELFLFDASRSRKLTWDLRVDIIQGIAEGLSYLHEESETRIIHRDIKASNILLDDKYKPKITDFGLARAFAEDMTHLTTGVAGTLGYMAPEYVVHGHLTEKADVFSYGILVLEIVTGKRCSGSIGSHGGQALLTKGRASTDGG comes from the exons ATGGTCGCTCCAGCCGCCGCCTCCTTTTGGCTTTGGGCAAGTCACATTAGACACGTCGTCTCGTCTCCGGCTGCCACCGGATTGCTCAACCCACCTACTCGTCCCGCTTCCGCCCGTTCCCAGCGGCCGCGCGCTCCGTCTCCAAGCATGGCAACGCACCGCCTCGCcgcgcgcgcgctcctcctcgcGCTCGCGTGCGCGCTCTGCGCCGCCGCGGCGGGGGACcctcgcacggcggtggcgggcCAGTCCTGCGCGTCGGGGGAGGCCGTCTCGGGCTCCGTcctggccgacaacttcgtcccTTCCATggacgacctcaacaccaacgtcAGCGCCAACGGCTTCGGCACGTCCGCCGTGGGGACCGCGGGGCCCAACACCGTCTTCGGCCTGGGCCAGTGCCTGCGCGACCTCTCCCCGCTCGACTGCAAGCTCTGCTTCTCCGAGGTCAGGTCGCTGCTACCAAAGTGCTACCCGCGCGTCGGGGGCCGCCTCTTCCTCGACGGCTGCTTCGGCCGCTACGCCAACTACTCCTTCTTCGGCGAGGCCGTCGGGCCCGCCGACGCCACCGTCTGCGGCTCGGGGACCAACTACACCGCCAACCCGCGAGCGCGAGGGTTCGCCAACGCGGTCAGGGCCGCGCTGGCAAACGTCTCCGACGCGGCGGCTCGCGGGGACGGGTTCGCGGTCGGGTCCGCGGACGCGGACGCGGGCGGCGCGCGGGCGTTCGCGCTCGCGCAGTGCTGGGGGAGCCTCAACACCACCGCCTGCGCCCAGTGCCTCCGCGCCGCGGCTGGAGCAGCGGCCGGATGCGCGCCGGCAACGGAGGGGCGCGCGCTCTACACCGGATGTTACCTCCGCTACTCCACGCGGCTATTCTGGAATGTCAACGCCACCGGGGGGTCGGGGTCATCAG GAAACCATGGCATCGTCTGGATTTTGCTGGGTTCATTTCTGGGTGCTTTTATAATTGTTCTCATTATTGCGTTTCTTGCTTGGAAGAAGGGAATTTTAAGGCGGGAGAAACAGTCAAAATCCTTCATAG ATATGTATGGAGATGGAGTCTCTGCAAGAATTGCCCAATCTAGTCTAAATTTCAAATATGAAGAGTTAAGAAAGGCAACCAATTATTTTGATCCAGCAAACAAACTTGGTCAAGGAAGCAACGGAGCTGTATACAAG GCTGTTCTTCCGGATGGAAAAGAAGTTGCTGTCAAGAGGCTATTCCTAAATACAAGGGAGTGGGTCGATCAGTTTTTCAACGAAGTCGAACTCATAAGTCAAGTCCGTCATAAGAGTCTAGTTAAGTTGCTTGGGTGCAGCGTGAATGGCCCAGAGAGCTTGCTTGTTTATGAATACTACTTCAACAAGAGCCTTGAGCTATTCTTGTTTG ATGCAAGTCGTAGCAGGAAATTAACCTGGGATCTGAGGGTTGATATCATTCAAGGCATAGCAGAGGGACTTTCTTATCTACATGAGGAATCAGAAACACGGATTATCCACAGAGATATCAAAGCTAGTAATATTTTATTGGATGATAAGTATAAACCTAAGATAACAGATTTTGGTCTTGCAAGAGCTTTTGCGGAGGACATGACCCATCTTACAACTGGTGTTGCTGGAACTTT AGGCTACATGGCTCCTGAGTATGTGGTGCACGGCCATCTTACGGAGAAGGCTGATGTCTTCAGCTATGGCATTCTTGTTCTCGAGATTGTAACAGGAAAAAGATGTAGCGGCTCAATTGGTTCACATGGAGGACAGGCGTTGTTAACAAAG GGGAGGGCTAGCACCGACGGCGGCTGA
- the LOC127342642 gene encoding cysteine-rich receptor-like protein kinase 2 isoform X1 — MVAPAAASFWLWASHIRHVVSSPAATGLLNPPTRPASARSQRPRAPSPSMATHRLAARALLLALACALCAAAAGDPRTAVAGQSCASGEAVSGSVLADNFVPSMDDLNTNVSANGFGTSAVGTAGPNTVFGLGQCLRDLSPLDCKLCFSEVRSLLPKCYPRVGGRLFLDGCFGRYANYSFFGEAVGPADATVCGSGTNYTANPRARGFANAVRAALANVSDAAARGDGFAVGSADADAGGARAFALAQCWGSLNTTACAQCLRAAAGAAAGCAPATEGRALYTGCYLRYSTRLFWNVNATGGSGSSGNHGIVWILLGSFLGAFIIVLIIAFLAWKKGILRREKQSKSFIDMYGDGVSARIAQSSLNFKYEELRKATNYFDPANKLGQGSNGAVYKAVLPDGKEVAVKRLFLNTREWVDQFFNEVELISQVRHKSLVKLLGCSVNGPESLLVYEYYFNKSLELFLFDASRSRKLTWDLRVDIIQGIAEGLSYLHEESETRIIHRDIKASNILLDDKYKPKITDFGLARAFAEDMTHLTTGVAGTLGYMAPEYVVHGHLTEKADVFSYGILVLEIVTGKRCSGSIGSHGGQALLTKVWNHYKDNTVERVVDRSIYEDTIRDEVLHTLQIGLMCAQANPGDRPTMTKVVELLRSHKHDVEIVLSDPPFLNVEGVEDIKQGEHSSLLSTHSAPSGSSRSYLSGR; from the exons ATGGTCGCTCCAGCCGCCGCCTCCTTTTGGCTTTGGGCAAGTCACATTAGACACGTCGTCTCGTCTCCGGCTGCCACCGGATTGCTCAACCCACCTACTCGTCCCGCTTCCGCCCGTTCCCAGCGGCCGCGCGCTCCGTCTCCAAGCATGGCAACGCACCGCCTCGCcgcgcgcgcgctcctcctcgcGCTCGCGTGCGCGCTCTGCGCCGCCGCGGCGGGGGACcctcgcacggcggtggcgggcCAGTCCTGCGCGTCGGGGGAGGCCGTCTCGGGCTCCGTcctggccgacaacttcgtcccTTCCATggacgacctcaacaccaacgtcAGCGCCAACGGCTTCGGCACGTCCGCCGTGGGGACCGCGGGGCCCAACACCGTCTTCGGCCTGGGCCAGTGCCTGCGCGACCTCTCCCCGCTCGACTGCAAGCTCTGCTTCTCCGAGGTCAGGTCGCTGCTACCAAAGTGCTACCCGCGCGTCGGGGGCCGCCTCTTCCTCGACGGCTGCTTCGGCCGCTACGCCAACTACTCCTTCTTCGGCGAGGCCGTCGGGCCCGCCGACGCCACCGTCTGCGGCTCGGGGACCAACTACACCGCCAACCCGCGAGCGCGAGGGTTCGCCAACGCGGTCAGGGCCGCGCTGGCAAACGTCTCCGACGCGGCGGCTCGCGGGGACGGGTTCGCGGTCGGGTCCGCGGACGCGGACGCGGGCGGCGCGCGGGCGTTCGCGCTCGCGCAGTGCTGGGGGAGCCTCAACACCACCGCCTGCGCCCAGTGCCTCCGCGCCGCGGCTGGAGCAGCGGCCGGATGCGCGCCGGCAACGGAGGGGCGCGCGCTCTACACCGGATGTTACCTCCGCTACTCCACGCGGCTATTCTGGAATGTCAACGCCACCGGGGGGTCGGGGTCATCAG GAAACCATGGCATCGTCTGGATTTTGCTGGGTTCATTTCTGGGTGCTTTTATAATTGTTCTCATTATTGCGTTTCTTGCTTGGAAGAAGGGAATTTTAAGGCGGGAGAAACAGTCAAAATCCTTCATAG ATATGTATGGAGATGGAGTCTCTGCAAGAATTGCCCAATCTAGTCTAAATTTCAAATATGAAGAGTTAAGAAAGGCAACCAATTATTTTGATCCAGCAAACAAACTTGGTCAAGGAAGCAACGGAGCTGTATACAAG GCTGTTCTTCCGGATGGAAAAGAAGTTGCTGTCAAGAGGCTATTCCTAAATACAAGGGAGTGGGTCGATCAGTTTTTCAACGAAGTCGAACTCATAAGTCAAGTCCGTCATAAGAGTCTAGTTAAGTTGCTTGGGTGCAGCGTGAATGGCCCAGAGAGCTTGCTTGTTTATGAATACTACTTCAACAAGAGCCTTGAGCTATTCTTGTTTG ATGCAAGTCGTAGCAGGAAATTAACCTGGGATCTGAGGGTTGATATCATTCAAGGCATAGCAGAGGGACTTTCTTATCTACATGAGGAATCAGAAACACGGATTATCCACAGAGATATCAAAGCTAGTAATATTTTATTGGATGATAAGTATAAACCTAAGATAACAGATTTTGGTCTTGCAAGAGCTTTTGCGGAGGACATGACCCATCTTACAACTGGTGTTGCTGGAACTTT AGGCTACATGGCTCCTGAGTATGTGGTGCACGGCCATCTTACGGAGAAGGCTGATGTCTTCAGCTATGGCATTCTTGTTCTCGAGATTGTAACAGGAAAAAGATGTAGCGGCTCAATTGGTTCACATGGAGGACAGGCGTTGTTAACAAAG GTATGGAACCACTATAAGGACAATACAGTAGAGAGGGTTGTTGATCGGAGCATCTATGAAGATACTATCAGGGATGAGGTCTTGCATACCCTGCAGATTGGGTTGATGTGTGCCCAGGCGAACCCTGGTGACAGGCCTACAATGACGAAGGTTGTGGAGTTGCTGAGAAGCCACAAACATGATGTCGAGATTGTTTTGAGTGATCCCCCATTTCTGAATGTTGAGGGTGTTGAGGATATCAAACAAGGCGAACATTCAAGTTTGCTGTCCACACACTCTGCTCCTTCAGGGTCGTCTCGGTCTTACTTAAGCGGGAGATAA